A genomic stretch from Telopea speciosissima isolate NSW1024214 ecotype Mountain lineage chromosome 7, Tspe_v1, whole genome shotgun sequence includes:
- the LOC122670094 gene encoding protein FATTY ACID EXPORT 2, chloroplastic-like — MAESSVVYSKSFHLLTHAGTSVSARRRSSRCYPISLGCLNQYRSSSGNLLHSKTFAKQQLRPSEIIRVVAGSDVTPLIPESTKEEFEFPLDTSGGDGFGGSGGGGGGDGGDDENRGGNEGNNNEGEGDSNRNENNKTMAMSMSQKLTLVYAALVGVGGVIGYLRRGSQKSLAAGGLAVLLLYYVYTELPVRPAFASSLGLGLSAVLLGVMGSRFKKSGKIFPAGVVSLLSLIMAGGYLHGFLRSMHG; from the exons ATGGCGGAGTCATCGGTGGTTTACTCCAAGTCATTTCATCTGCTAACCCATGCCGGGACTTCGGTTTCAGCTCGACGCCGATCGTCCCGCTGCTACCCGATCTCGTTGGGTTGTTTGAATCAGTACAGATCTTCGAGTGGTAACCTGCTCCACAGCAAAACTTTCGCCAAGCAGCAGCTTCGTCCCAGTGAGATTATAAGGGTTGTCGCGGGTTCTGACGTCACGCCATTGATCCCTGAATCGACGAAAGAGGAATTTGAGTTTCCCCTGGATACGAGCGGTGGAGACGGTtttggtggtagtggtggtggcggcggcggtgaCGGTGGAGACGACGAGAACAGAGGCGGCAACGAAGGCAATAATAACGAGGGGGAAGGAGATTCCAACAGAAACGAAAATAACAAGACGATGGCCATGTCAATGTCCCAGAAACTGACACTCGTTTATGCTGCTTTGGTTGGAG TTGGTGGAGTCATCGGCTATTTAAGGAGGGGTAGCCAGAAGTCACTAGCTGCAGGGGGTTTGGCTGTCTTGCTACTGTACTATGTATATACAGAGCTTCCTGTAAGACCAGCCTTTGCATCGTCCCTTGGGCTTG GTTTGTCTGCTGTCCTTCTGGGCGTGATGGGTTCTCGCTTCAAGAAGTCTGGAAAGATATTTCCAGCAGGGGTTGTGTCACTTTTGTCCCTTATAATGGCAGGTGGCTATCTCCATGGGTTTCTGCGTAGTATGCATGGATAA
- the LOC122666820 gene encoding protein TIFY 3-like — translation MPASGPGSAASSPTQLTIFYSGTISVFDAVPAEKAHTIMLIAAAAAAATAAKNSSRKDSGIPSAAASPVLTRSPSLQSTAAAVASQQSQFQPIQNTSMCNLQAELPIARRHSLLRFLEKRRDRLVSKSPYPPVVVTKEADNTGSGLSAEAPSLQGCFSETSKSQEEFQPTAATHLA, via the exons ATGCCAGCGTCAGGACCAGGCTCTGCTGCATCTTCTCCCACTCAGCTCACAATCTTCTATTCTGGAACCATTAGTGTGTTTGATGCTGTTCCAGCAGAAAAG GCCCACACAATTATGCTGatcgctgctgctgctgctgctgctactgctgctaaGAACTCAAGCAGAAAGGATAGCGGGATTCCTTCTGCAGCTGCTTCACCAGTACTCACAAGGTCTCCTTCCTTGCAGAGTACTGCAGCTGCTGTGGCTTCACAACAATCCCAATTTCAACCCATTCAGAATACCTCCATGTGCAATCTGCAAGCAG aACTTCCAATTGCAAGGAGACACTCCCTTCTTCGCTTCTTGGAGAAGCGACGGGACAG ATTGGTGAGCAAGAGTCCCTATCCTCCTGTGGTAGTGACAAAAGAAGCAGACAACACAGGAAGTGGCCTCAGTGCTGAAGCCCCGTCCCTGCAGGGCTGCTTCTCAGAGACTTCCAAATCTCAGGAAGAGTTCCAACCAACTGCTGCCACCCACCTTGCATGa